A genomic segment from Eisenibacter elegans DSM 3317 encodes:
- a CDS encoding SiaB family protein kinase: MSTIITYKPNEHLTHVRELRQQVAANPFFFIYEGEITHTIMLAARKIVESYLKQKEEKILYRKRCVHLIVECVQNTIKHSNHIPTPENLDRKHLPLIMFGQEDDQYTIVSGNLIKADNVALLANYLDYLNGLSEERLMMYYRRAIKSVMDWGRKGKMGFIEMVLKSGNTIQYDFAPVGEDLAYFTYMLTINRHLLLEGNDDENADTDETPSPEIDV; the protein is encoded by the coding sequence ATGAGTACTATCATCACTTATAAGCCCAACGAACACCTCACCCACGTGCGGGAATTACGGCAACAGGTAGCCGCCAATCCCTTTTTCTTTATCTATGAGGGTGAGATTACCCATACTATCATGTTGGCAGCCCGCAAAATCGTAGAGAGCTACCTCAAACAAAAAGAAGAGAAAATCTTATACCGCAAACGCTGTGTACACCTCATTGTCGAATGTGTGCAGAATACCATCAAACACAGCAACCATATTCCCACACCCGAGAATCTCGACCGTAAACACCTGCCCCTGATTATGTTTGGCCAAGAAGATGACCAATACACCATCGTATCGGGGAATCTAATCAAGGCAGATAATGTGGCCTTGTTAGCCAATTATTTGGACTACCTCAACGGCCTCAGCGAAGAACGCCTGATGATGTATTACCGGCGTGCTATCAAATCTGTAATGGATTGGGGGCGCAAAGGCAAGATGGGCTTTATCGAAATGGTGCTCAAATCAGGCAATACAATCCAATATGACTTTGCCCCCGTAGGCGAAGACTTGGCCTATTTTACTTACATGCTCACCATCAACCGCCATCTGCTCTTAGAAGGCAATGACGACGAAAATGCCGATACAGACGAAACTCCAAGCCCCGAAATAGACGTATAA
- a CDS encoding DUF4178 domain-containing protein yields MVFGWFKKKKEEKREYIDPTEVNITMLRKGAFVDYDLKTWQVTACYEYDWGNEYFSHEFQLKSGKDTIYLHIEDDDELECTIVRKISPRAIQDDAVDYIRKHDNGPMEVIYEGTKYYRESEQVGYFANLGATNWEEFISWSYYDDSGKKVLEIERWDEEEFEASAGIVVGEFEFMNIILP; encoded by the coding sequence ATGGTATTTGGTTGGTTCAAAAAGAAAAAAGAAGAAAAGCGCGAATATATAGACCCCACAGAGGTCAATATTACTATGTTGCGCAAAGGCGCTTTCGTTGATTATGATCTCAAAACTTGGCAGGTAACAGCCTGTTATGAGTATGATTGGGGCAATGAATACTTTTCTCATGAGTTTCAACTCAAGTCTGGAAAAGATACAATATACCTACACATCGAAGATGACGATGAGCTAGAGTGTACTATTGTCCGCAAAATCAGCCCTCGTGCTATTCAAGACGATGCCGTTGACTACATCCGCAAACACGATAATGGGCCTATGGAGGTCATCTATGAAGGCACAAAGTATTACCGCGAAAGCGAGCAAGTAGGCTATTTTGCCAACCTTGGTGCCACTAACTGGGAGGAGTTCATCTCTTGGTCTTATTATGACGACTCTGGCAAGAAAGTACTCGAAATAGAGCGCTGGGATGAAGAAGAGTTTGAAGCCTCTGCTGGGATTGTCGTAGGTGAGTTTGAGTTTATGAACATCATCTTGCCCTAG
- a CDS encoding YifB family Mg chelatase-like AAA ATPase — protein MLAKTFGSAVYGIDAYTITIEVDVGQGTKFYMVGLPDNAVRESQMRIHAALKHYDYHMPRQRTIINLAPADIRKEGAAYDLPIAIGILSASGQIHTDLLGQYVIMGELALDGVLRPIKGVLPIAIEARKQGFKGFILPEPNAAEAAIVNQLEVIGVKNLEEAVAFLTDKLHIQPTIRNTREIFEDTANDYEADFEAVQGQENIKRALEIAAAGGHNVIMIGPPGAGKTMLAKRLPSILPPLSLQEALETTKIHSVAGKLGTEAALVAKRPFRTPHHTISDVALVGGGTIPQPGEISLAHNGVLFLDELPEFKRNVLEVMRQPLEERCVSISRAKVAVDFPANFMLIASMNPCPCGYYNHPERQCVCGPGTVQRYLSRISGPLLDRIDLHVEVTPVSFEQMTANRKAESSAAIRARVIKARQRQTERFKEHPKMYSNAMMPSPMVKELCRVDGAGLTLLKTAMERLRLSARAYDRILKVARTIADLAESDTIQIAHLAEAIQYRNLDRENWAG, from the coding sequence ATGTTGGCCAAAACCTTTGGAAGCGCCGTTTATGGCATCGATGCCTATACCATTACCATAGAGGTAGATGTAGGCCAAGGGACAAAATTTTATATGGTTGGTCTACCCGATAATGCCGTCCGTGAGAGCCAAATGCGTATCCACGCCGCGCTCAAACACTATGACTACCATATGCCCCGCCAACGGACTATCATCAACCTAGCCCCAGCCGACATCCGCAAAGAAGGCGCAGCCTACGACCTGCCCATTGCTATCGGTATTTTGTCGGCTTCTGGTCAGATCCATACCGACTTGCTGGGGCAATATGTCATTATGGGGGAGCTGGCACTTGACGGAGTACTACGACCCATCAAAGGAGTGTTGCCCATTGCGATAGAAGCTCGTAAGCAGGGGTTTAAGGGGTTTATTTTGCCCGAACCGAATGCCGCAGAAGCAGCTATTGTCAATCAATTGGAGGTCATTGGTGTCAAAAATTTGGAGGAGGCAGTAGCCTTTCTGACCGATAAGCTGCATATCCAACCCACCATCCGCAATACCCGGGAAATATTTGAGGACACGGCCAATGACTATGAAGCTGACTTTGAGGCTGTTCAAGGGCAAGAAAATATCAAAAGAGCCTTAGAAATTGCTGCCGCCGGTGGGCACAATGTCATTATGATAGGCCCACCGGGAGCAGGCAAAACAATGTTGGCCAAGCGTTTGCCCTCTATCTTGCCGCCCTTGTCGTTGCAGGAAGCGCTCGAAACAACCAAGATACACTCTGTGGCCGGCAAACTGGGGACAGAAGCGGCGTTGGTGGCCAAACGCCCATTCCGAACGCCACACCACACCATCAGCGATGTCGCACTGGTGGGCGGTGGCACTATCCCCCAGCCCGGCGAAATTTCCTTGGCACACAACGGCGTACTTTTTCTGGATGAGCTGCCTGAGTTCAAACGCAATGTCTTGGAAGTCATGCGCCAGCCGCTCGAAGAACGCTGTGTGTCTATTTCTAGGGCAAAGGTAGCGGTAGATTTTCCCGCCAATTTTATGCTCATCGCCAGTATGAACCCTTGCCCATGTGGGTATTACAATCATCCGGAGCGGCAATGTGTCTGTGGCCCCGGAACGGTGCAGCGGTATTTGAGCCGTATCAGCGGCCCTTTGCTCGACCGCATCGACTTGCACGTAGAGGTTACGCCGGTGTCTTTTGAGCAAATGACGGCCAACCGCAAGGCCGAAAGCAGTGCCGCTATCAGGGCTAGGGTTATTAAAGCAAGACAACGCCAAACGGAGCGTTTCAAAGAACACCCCAAAATGTACTCCAACGCCATGATGCCCTCTCCGATGGTCAAAGAGCTCTGCCGGGTAGATGGCGCTGGGCTGACTCTGCTCAAAACAGCGATGGAGCGGCTGCGCCTCTCGGCTAGGGCTTATGACCGTATCCTGAAAGTAGCCCGGACAATCGCCGACTTGGCCGAAAGCGATACTATTCAGATTGCCCACCTTGCCGAAGCTATTCAATACCGCAACCTCGACCGCGAAAACTGGGCAGGATAA
- a CDS encoding Fe(3+) ABC transporter substrate-binding protein produces MKIRQIFAWSMALLALMTACNTATDKNTDSDSTATAEAVVNVYTHRHYDVDKQLFKKFEEQTGIKVNVVEAGADELINKLETEGKNSPADVLITVDAGRLYRAKEKGLLQAVSSEYLEKNVPKTFKDSDNQWFALTYRARVIVYDKEKVDPKTLSTYEALANPEWKGKVLIRSSDNIYNQSLLASMISSVGTEKATEWAKGVVANMARAPKGNDRDQVKAIAAGEGVLAVVNTYYLGGMLNSEVEEERKAAEKVGIFFPNQNGRGTHINISGAGVTKYAPNRDNALKFIEFLLSDEAQEVFAQANYEYPIKPGVEKAELLKTWGDFKADTTSFEEMGKRNKEAVMVFDAAQWK; encoded by the coding sequence ATGAAAATTCGTCAAATATTTGCTTGGTCAATGGCTTTGTTGGCACTGATGACGGCCTGTAATACAGCTACCGACAAAAATACTGATAGCGACAGCACCGCCACCGCAGAGGCTGTGGTGAATGTCTACACCCACCGCCACTATGATGTGGATAAGCAATTGTTTAAGAAGTTTGAAGAGCAAACCGGCATCAAGGTCAATGTGGTCGAAGCTGGTGCCGATGAGCTTATCAACAAGCTCGAAACCGAAGGCAAAAACTCCCCTGCCGATGTACTCATTACAGTAGATGCCGGACGTTTGTACCGTGCCAAAGAAAAAGGCCTGCTACAGGCTGTGTCAAGTGAATACCTTGAGAAAAATGTACCCAAAACATTTAAAGATTCTGACAACCAATGGTTTGCGCTTACTTACCGCGCCCGTGTCATTGTATATGACAAAGAAAAGGTAGATCCCAAAACATTGAGTACCTATGAGGCTCTAGCCAATCCGGAATGGAAAGGCAAGGTGCTGATTCGTTCTTCGGACAATATCTACAACCAATCATTGTTGGCTTCAATGATTAGCAGCGTTGGAACAGAAAAAGCCACCGAATGGGCCAAGGGAGTTGTTGCCAATATGGCACGAGCGCCCAAGGGCAACGACCGCGACCAAGTGAAAGCCATTGCTGCCGGAGAAGGTGTGCTGGCAGTGGTCAATACCTATTACTTGGGGGGAATGCTCAATTCTGAAGTAGAAGAAGAACGCAAAGCTGCCGAGAAAGTGGGTATCTTCTTTCCCAACCAAAACGGCCGTGGTACACACATCAATATCAGTGGCGCGGGAGTTACAAAGTATGCGCCTAACCGCGACAACGCACTGAAGTTTATCGAGTTCTTGCTCAGCGATGAGGCCCAAGAAGTGTTTGCCCAGGCCAACTATGAATACCCTATCAAGCCGGGGGTTGAAAAAGCCGAATTACTCAAAACTTGGGGCGATTTTAAAGCCGACACTACTTCTTTTGAAGAAATGGGCAAGCGCAACAAAGAGGCTGTGATGGTCTTTGATGCAGCACAATGGAAATAA
- a CDS encoding DNA topoisomerase IV subunit B produces MEYNYTEDNIKTLDWREHIRKRPGMYIGKLGDGTSADDGIYVLVKEIMDNAIDEHMMGFGKRIDVLLEERQVQIRDYGRGIPLGKVIDCVSKINTGGKYDSEAFQKSVGLNGVGTKAVNALSSYFMVSSHRGGKVKKAEFIRGELLKEHKIQNTDEPDGTLIIFEPDEQVFEGYEFAGEYLEELFLNYAFLNSGLEVKLNDKTFVSHNGLMDLLKYKTQKEKIRYPIIHIKGKDIEIALTHGNLYGEAYYSFVNGQNTTQGGTHLAAFRESVVRVARDFFKKEFEPSDVRASIIAAVSLRVQEPVFESQTKNRLGSQSMGPEGPSIRTFINDFVRTELDNYLHRNPSVAEAMLARILQSEKERKDISVIKKLANEKAKKANLHNKKLRDCRIHLTDKRNKLRDQSTIFITEGDSASGSLTKARDVQTQAVFSLRGKPLNSYGLSKKIVYENEEFNLLQHALDIENGLENLRFNRVVVATDADVDGMHIRLLLLTFFLQFFPDLVRNGHLYILDTPLFRVRNKEKTIYCYSEQEKQKAIQKLGNKPEITRFKGLGEISPDEFGQFIGKNIRLDQIKLKSDTSVEDVLSYYMGKNTQERQGFIVENLRVEERDVV; encoded by the coding sequence ATGGAATACAATTATACTGAAGACAATATCAAAACCCTTGACTGGCGCGAGCACATCCGCAAGCGCCCAGGGATGTACATAGGCAAACTAGGGGATGGTACCTCTGCCGACGACGGCATCTATGTACTGGTCAAAGAGATTATGGACAATGCCATAGACGAACACATGATGGGCTTCGGCAAGCGCATTGATGTCCTCTTGGAAGAGCGCCAAGTACAAATCCGCGACTATGGCCGTGGCATTCCCCTAGGTAAGGTCATCGACTGTGTCTCCAAAATCAATACCGGTGGCAAGTACGATTCTGAAGCGTTTCAGAAGTCTGTCGGCCTCAATGGGGTAGGTACCAAGGCTGTCAATGCGCTTTCGAGCTATTTTATGGTATCCTCACACCGGGGTGGCAAGGTCAAAAAAGCGGAATTTATTCGCGGAGAACTTCTCAAAGAACATAAAATCCAAAACACAGACGAGCCAGACGGTACACTCATTATCTTCGAACCTGATGAGCAAGTATTTGAGGGCTACGAGTTTGCCGGGGAGTATCTCGAAGAGCTGTTCCTCAATTATGCTTTCCTTAATAGTGGGCTGGAGGTCAAGCTCAACGACAAAACCTTTGTCTCGCACAATGGCCTGATGGATTTGCTCAAATACAAAACACAAAAAGAGAAGATCCGCTACCCCATTATCCATATCAAGGGCAAAGACATCGAGATAGCCCTTACCCACGGCAACCTCTATGGCGAGGCGTATTACTCCTTTGTCAATGGCCAAAACACCACCCAAGGAGGCACACACCTCGCAGCCTTTCGTGAGTCTGTGGTACGTGTAGCCCGTGATTTTTTCAAAAAAGAGTTTGAGCCTTCCGACGTACGCGCTTCTATCATCGCCGCTGTCAGTTTGCGTGTCCAAGAACCGGTGTTTGAGTCTCAAACCAAAAACCGCCTTGGCTCGCAGTCAATGGGGCCCGAAGGCCCCAGCATCCGAACCTTCATCAACGACTTTGTTCGTACAGAGCTAGACAACTACCTCCACCGCAACCCCTCAGTTGCAGAGGCCATGTTAGCGCGTATCTTACAATCCGAAAAAGAACGCAAGGATATTTCAGTCATCAAGAAGCTGGCCAACGAAAAAGCCAAAAAAGCCAACCTACACAACAAAAAGCTACGCGACTGCCGCATCCATCTAACTGACAAGCGCAACAAGCTGCGCGACCAAAGCACCATTTTCATCACCGAAGGGGACTCGGCCAGCGGCTCGCTCACCAAGGCCCGTGATGTACAGACTCAGGCTGTATTTTCGCTACGCGGAAAGCCGCTCAACAGCTATGGTCTGAGCAAAAAAATAGTGTACGAAAACGAAGAGTTTAACCTTCTCCAACACGCTCTCGACATCGAAAACGGGCTCGAAAACCTCCGCTTCAACCGCGTAGTCGTAGCCACTGATGCCGACGTAGACGGGATGCACATTCGCCTGCTGTTGCTGACTTTCTTCTTGCAGTTTTTCCCTGACTTGGTGCGCAACGGCCACCTCTATATCTTGGATACGCCGCTCTTCAGGGTGCGCAACAAAGAGAAGACCATCTACTGCTACAGCGAGCAAGAAAAACAGAAGGCCATCCAAAAACTAGGCAACAAACCTGAGATTACCCGCTTCAAAGGCTTGGGCGAAATCTCACCGGATGAATTTGGCCAATTTATTGGCAAGAATATCCGCCTCGACCAAATCAAGCTCAAAAGCGACACCTCTGTCGAAGATGTGTTGAGCTACTATATGGGCAAGAACACGCAAGAGCGTCAAGGCTTTATTGTCGAAAACCTCCGCGTAGAGGAGCGTGATGTGGTATAA
- a CDS encoding DNA adenine methylase, which translates to MNYIGSKRKLSDFITGNIASVTGGFAGKHFAELFGGTYVISRAVKPLVAELTVNDIEPYSYILAQNYIGNSAPLAYEASLAQLNALSLVEGFIYQHYCMGSGSGRQYFSNANGQRIDAVRQQIEQWRQTAFIDEAMYYFLLASLLESADKVANTASVYGAFLKHLKRSAQQELVVKPAHFESSAAAVHIFNEDANSLIRRIEGDILYLDPPYNARQYGANYHLLNTITLYDRFEPKGKTGLRHYPKSAYCRKPLVAEAFEELIAAAQFRYIFVSYNNEGLLPAAQLRSLMSRYGRYDLFTQTYERFKADRDSNRQHKASQTLEYLHILEKTG; encoded by the coding sequence ATGAACTATATCGGCTCTAAGCGAAAGTTGTCAGATTTTATTACGGGAAACATTGCGTCAGTAACGGGCGGCTTTGCAGGCAAGCATTTTGCAGAGCTTTTCGGGGGTACCTATGTGATTAGCCGTGCGGTGAAGCCTTTGGTTGCCGAGTTGACGGTCAATGATATAGAGCCATATAGCTATATTTTGGCACAAAACTATATTGGCAACAGCGCTCCGCTGGCCTATGAAGCAAGCTTAGCACAGCTCAATGCTTTATCATTGGTAGAGGGCTTTATTTATCAACATTACTGTATGGGCAGCGGTAGCGGTCGGCAGTACTTCAGCAATGCCAACGGCCAGCGGATAGATGCCGTCCGACAGCAAATAGAGCAGTGGCGGCAAACAGCTTTCATAGACGAGGCAATGTACTATTTTTTGTTGGCCAGCCTGCTCGAAAGCGCCGACAAGGTCGCCAATACGGCCTCGGTGTATGGGGCATTTCTCAAACACCTCAAACGCAGCGCCCAGCAGGAGCTGGTAGTCAAGCCGGCGCATTTTGAGTCTAGTGCCGCCGCCGTGCATATTTTCAATGAGGATGCCAACAGCCTCATCAGGCGGATAGAAGGTGATATTCTCTACCTCGACCCACCCTACAACGCCCGTCAATATGGTGCCAACTATCACCTACTCAATACCATTACACTCTACGATCGCTTTGAGCCTAAGGGCAAAACGGGTCTTCGGCATTACCCCAAATCGGCCTACTGTCGCAAGCCGCTGGTGGCCGAGGCTTTTGAGGAGTTGATAGCAGCAGCGCAATTCCGCTATATTTTTGTGAGCTACAACAACGAAGGTCTGCTGCCTGCGGCCCAACTACGCAGCCTGATGAGCCGCTATGGCCGCTACGACCTCTTCACCCAAACTTATGAGCGCTTCAAAGCCGACCGCGACAGCAACCGCCAACACAAGGCCTCACAAACCTTAGAGTACCTTCACATACTCGAAAAAACAGGCTAA
- a CDS encoding DUF4153 domain-containing protein: MRFTFSVQELAIAATRTLLRFPGVLLMAFVMVFTTIIQIELEYNSEHNVMLTNLTLCAALGLPISFALRLFGERLRWSELIQQLAVLGLIGLLGLYYWSLPTEAFRDTTMLRFVLWNIAAHLLVAFAPYIRHGHEANGFWQFNQYLFIRLLTAGVYSFLLYFGLSVALLSIDQLFNVNIPSKLYLHLFTAITGIFNTWFFLAGVPQDWEELQADANYPVGLKILTQYVLLPLVVIYLVILYVYMGKIILTWSLPKGWVSYLILAFSTAGIFALLLIHPIREKLEARWIQTFSRVFYIALLPLIVLLFVAIGRRVLDYGVTEQRYFGIVLGVWLLGISLYFLLSPVKRIRYIPISLCLISFLAAFGPWGAASVSIQHQTAILAKELQEVGYLDASRKVLKGSLADDSLSAKRLERIENIIAFLSQRDAESRVAKLIGLAPDSLKGINTNYQKTKYLMSHIQQRSPEKIIRNHWTLTSQNSIYDLPFDLRGFDYLIPVDFYKNNNDSVSGFNKEVVAGDHTYLLTLNHEKNSVDISEGSRFLIQIPLQELITRYQQKVSQSKAGDNYFSEPVVKLTLLTQNQLCSTKLIINTMDIAETQKSRRVETLRAILFIRSQN, encoded by the coding sequence ATGAGATTTACTTTTTCTGTTCAGGAGCTGGCCATAGCGGCTACCCGCACGTTGTTGCGATTTCCCGGTGTTTTACTCATGGCTTTTGTGATGGTTTTTACCACCATTATTCAGATAGAGCTAGAGTATAACAGCGAGCACAATGTGATGCTTACCAACCTCACCTTGTGCGCGGCCTTGGGTTTGCCAATTAGTTTTGCTTTACGGCTTTTTGGGGAGCGGCTGCGTTGGTCGGAGCTCATTCAGCAGTTGGCTGTTCTTGGTCTGATAGGGTTGTTGGGGCTTTATTACTGGTCTCTGCCTACAGAGGCGTTTCGGGATACCACCATGTTGAGGTTTGTGCTTTGGAATATTGCGGCACACCTACTTGTGGCTTTTGCGCCCTACATACGACACGGGCACGAGGCCAACGGTTTTTGGCAATTCAACCAATACCTTTTTATACGCCTGCTTACGGCAGGCGTATATAGCTTCTTGCTGTATTTCGGTCTTAGTGTTGCCCTATTGTCTATCGATCAATTATTTAATGTCAATATCCCCTCTAAGCTCTACCTACATCTTTTTACGGCCATTACAGGTATTTTCAATACTTGGTTTTTTTTGGCGGGTGTCCCTCAAGACTGGGAAGAGCTACAAGCAGATGCCAACTATCCTGTTGGGCTCAAAATTTTGACGCAGTATGTCTTGTTGCCTTTGGTGGTCATTTATCTGGTTATTTTGTATGTCTATATGGGCAAAATCATCTTGACTTGGAGCTTGCCCAAGGGCTGGGTGTCTTATTTGATATTAGCGTTTTCGACTGCCGGCATTTTTGCACTCTTACTCATACACCCTATCCGTGAAAAACTCGAAGCACGCTGGATACAGACTTTCTCCAGAGTTTTTTACATCGCCTTATTGCCACTGATTGTGCTATTGTTTGTGGCTATTGGGCGGCGAGTGTTGGACTATGGCGTTACCGAACAGCGGTACTTTGGAATTGTGCTAGGGGTTTGGCTTTTGGGAATCAGCCTGTATTTCTTGCTAAGCCCTGTCAAGCGGATTCGTTATATCCCTATTTCGCTCTGTCTGATTAGCTTCTTGGCCGCATTTGGCCCTTGGGGGGCTGCGTCGGTGTCAATACAACATCAAACAGCTATCCTAGCCAAGGAGCTACAAGAAGTCGGCTATCTGGATGCTTCTAGAAAGGTGCTCAAAGGCTCATTGGCTGATGACAGCCTATCGGCAAAGCGTTTGGAGCGCATCGAAAACATCATCGCGTTTTTGAGTCAGCGTGATGCTGAAAGCCGCGTGGCCAAACTCATAGGGCTAGCCCCTGACTCGCTTAAGGGCATCAACACAAATTACCAAAAAACAAAGTATCTGATGAGCCATATCCAACAACGCTCCCCTGAGAAAATCATACGCAACCATTGGACTTTGACCTCCCAAAACAGTATCTATGACCTGCCTTTTGATTTGCGGGGCTTTGATTATTTGATTCCGGTTGACTTTTATAAAAATAACAACGACAGCGTATCCGGTTTTAACAAAGAAGTAGTCGCTGGTGATCATACGTACTTACTAACACTAAACCACGAAAAAAATAGCGTAGATATAAGCGAAGGCTCCCGATTCTTGATTCAAATTCCGCTTCAGGAGCTGATTACTCGTTATCAACAAAAAGTCAGTCAATCCAAGGCGGGGGATAATTATTTTAGCGAACCAGTGGTGAAACTTACGCTCCTGACCCAAAATCAACTATGTAGTACAAAGCTGATTATCAATACAATGGATATTGCTGAGACACAGAAAAGCCGTCGTGTGGAGACGCTGAGAGCCATCTTGTTTATTCGTTCACAGAATTAA
- a CDS encoding peptide deformylase, whose protein sequence is MSNPLDKLLLLGDERLYQVCTSITDSELSQVAVWVAEMAEVMQAVRQKYGFGRAIAAPQVGIMKRLVYLHIDRPMVFINPEISYPTAETFELWDDCMSFPNLLVKVRRHKEIVLHYRDRHWQPQTLLLRDDLAELLQHECDHLDGVLCTMRAIDSQSFRWRP, encoded by the coding sequence ATGTCCAATCCTCTTGACAAACTGCTGCTGCTAGGTGATGAGCGGCTGTATCAGGTCTGTACCTCCATAACAGATTCAGAATTATCACAGGTAGCTGTTTGGGTGGCAGAAATGGCCGAAGTAATGCAGGCTGTGCGCCAAAAATATGGATTTGGCAGAGCCATTGCCGCACCACAGGTGGGTATTATGAAACGGCTGGTATATCTGCATATCGACCGCCCAATGGTGTTTATCAATCCGGAGATTAGCTACCCCACTGCCGAAACTTTTGAATTGTGGGATGATTGTATGAGCTTCCCGAATCTGCTCGTAAAAGTACGGCGACACAAGGAGATTGTCCTTCATTATAGAGACAGACATTGGCAACCACAAACACTACTGTTGCGCGATGATTTGGCCGAGTTGCTCCAACACGAATGCGACCACCTCGATGGGGTCTTGTGTACGATGCGTGCGATTGACTCACAGTCATTTCGATGGAGGCCTTGA
- a CDS encoding lytic transglycosylase domain-containing protein, giving the protein MRKVLQGLTYAGVLAFSPSVFADIPSTYVFEIDSLHTTQIQLTKATDFSTPTGVTSQLVLQRLEALQTTVEVFVDTEVMQHVYAFTTYSPQSTSFLLQRQAFYFSTFEQILQKHGIPQELKYLAVIESGLVPEATSYVAAAGLWQLMPSTAAGLGLKQNEWLDERLDPVKSTEAAARYLKYLHHMFGDWKLVMGAYNCGEGVMLQAIQAAGGKYDWDSVAPFLPAQTRAYLPKFMAMLYVLNYAPQHGIGAVEPWKPIVSDTIALPKAQSLHNLAEVLDVPLATLKLLNPHLRKGIAPKYYPIRVPKHSKALFQLLPETPTATTAAKTADEIEAYSDDALAKGLVFKPQQQMSQAARAMVNKAYACATMPIKVQDYSAPLSKQQTLWVRTRKRRKNTTA; this is encoded by the coding sequence ATGAGGAAGGTTTTACAAGGTTTGACGTATGCCGGAGTTTTGGCGTTTAGCCCTTCGGTTTTTGCGGATATTCCTTCAACGTATGTTTTTGAGATAGATAGTTTACACACCACTCAAATACAGCTTACCAAAGCCACCGATTTTTCGACACCCACTGGAGTCACTTCCCAACTGGTTCTCCAAAGACTGGAAGCGCTCCAAACCACTGTAGAGGTTTTTGTGGATACAGAAGTGATGCAACACGTATACGCTTTTACTACCTACAGCCCCCAAAGCACTTCGTTCTTGCTCCAACGCCAGGCGTTTTATTTCAGCACCTTCGAGCAAATCTTACAAAAGCACGGCATCCCTCAAGAATTAAAATACCTAGCCGTGATTGAATCCGGCCTAGTTCCTGAAGCAACTTCGTATGTGGCTGCTGCCGGGTTGTGGCAGCTGATGCCTAGCACAGCCGCCGGACTGGGACTCAAGCAAAATGAGTGGCTCGATGAGCGACTTGACCCCGTAAAGTCTACAGAAGCAGCAGCTCGCTATCTCAAATACCTTCACCATATGTTTGGTGATTGGAAGCTAGTAATGGGCGCTTATAACTGTGGCGAAGGGGTAATGCTTCAAGCCATTCAAGCTGCTGGCGGCAAATATGATTGGGACAGTGTGGCGCCTTTCCTGCCTGCGCAAACACGTGCTTACCTGCCTAAATTTATGGCAATGCTCTATGTGCTCAACTATGCCCCCCAGCACGGCATAGGCGCGGTGGAGCCTTGGAAACCTATTGTTTCGGATACCATAGCACTGCCCAAAGCACAATCGCTCCACAACCTCGCCGAGGTGCTGGATGTCCCCCTAGCTACGCTCAAGCTCCTCAACCCACACTTGCGCAAAGGGATTGCACCCAAATACTACCCTATCCGTGTACCCAAGCACAGCAAGGCCTTGTTTCAGCTTTTGCCCGAAACACCAACAGCAACAACAGCAGCCAAGACTGCCGACGAAATAGAGGCGTATAGCGACGATGCGCTAGCCAAAGGGTTGGTTTTTAAGCCTCAACAACAAATGAGCCAAGCAGCCCGCGCAATGGTGAATAAGGCCTATGCCTGCGCCACAATGCCTATCAAAGTACAAGACTATAGCGCCCCTCTCAGCAAACAACAAACGCTATGGGTGCGCACACGTAAGCGTCGAAAAAACACAACAGCGTAG